One window of Mangrovibacterium diazotrophicum genomic DNA carries:
- a CDS encoding TrmH family RNA methyltransferase — translation METNSVAFFQSQNTPELPVKPIVAAWKVKNPQNVGSLMRLVDNLGCEELILLDDENDKREASIKKTAGLSYKNVQLRYQSADDFFQQIPEEYSVFAIETSEGATNVFQTELPQRIVFLLGSEMRGLPEELILKCSRVVFIPMTGKCKSMNISHALAVCLFEWQRQQLFAGE, via the coding sequence ATGGAAACAAATTCAGTGGCATTTTTTCAATCTCAAAATACCCCGGAACTTCCGGTAAAGCCCATCGTTGCAGCGTGGAAGGTGAAGAATCCGCAAAATGTTGGTAGCCTCATGCGGCTGGTCGACAATCTTGGCTGCGAGGAACTCATTTTGCTGGATGACGAGAACGACAAACGGGAGGCTTCAATTAAGAAAACAGCAGGTTTGAGCTATAAGAATGTGCAGTTGCGCTATCAGTCGGCTGATGACTTTTTTCAGCAAATACCCGAGGAATATTCCGTTTTTGCGATTGAGACGTCTGAAGGAGCCACAAATGTTTTCCAAACAGAATTGCCGCAACGGATTGTTTTTCTACTTGGCAGCGAAATGCGAGGCCTTCCGGAAGAACTTATTTTGAAGTGCAGCCGGGTGGTTTTCATCCCAATGACTGGTAAGTGTAAGTCAATGAATATTTCACACGCCCTGGCAGTCTGCCTATTTGAATGGCAGCGGCAACAATTATTTGCAGGTGAGTAA
- a CDS encoding hydrogen peroxide-inducible genes activator, with protein sequence MITLTQLEYIVAVDTFRHFGRAAEHCFITQPTLSMQIKKLEEDLEVVIFDRSKQPLIPTDVGKRIIEQSRIILQETEKVNNIVKDHKNLISGELKIGIIPTLAPYLLPLFIGNYKRKYPNINIKVEELTTESIVDHLNRDLLDVGILVTPLKEDRISEKPIFYEEMMLYAHKDHPLHNKAEVKVKDISVPEIWLLSDGHCFRHQVINLCSFKGSHNEDLPFHFEAGSLETLMNIIDKEGGITLIPELAAIEMAKERSLHVRAFDDVTPLREVSLVYSRHFAKNKLIELLWREIVNSMPQSLLNKDRGTIVDWK encoded by the coding sequence ATGATTACGCTAACCCAACTCGAATACATCGTAGCGGTTGATACCTTTCGCCATTTCGGGCGTGCGGCAGAGCATTGTTTTATTACACAGCCCACGCTCAGTATGCAGATCAAAAAGCTGGAGGAAGATTTGGAGGTGGTCATCTTTGATCGTAGCAAGCAGCCATTGATTCCGACTGATGTGGGTAAACGGATTATTGAGCAGTCGCGCATTATTTTGCAGGAAACCGAAAAGGTGAACAATATAGTGAAGGATCACAAAAACCTGATTTCCGGTGAATTGAAAATTGGCATCATTCCAACCCTGGCGCCGTACCTGCTGCCATTGTTTATTGGTAATTACAAGCGGAAATACCCAAACATTAATATTAAGGTAGAAGAGCTGACAACCGAGAGTATTGTTGATCACTTGAATCGTGATTTGTTGGATGTTGGTATTTTGGTAACTCCCTTAAAAGAAGACCGCATCAGCGAAAAGCCGATCTTTTACGAGGAAATGATGCTGTATGCACACAAAGACCACCCTTTGCACAACAAGGCGGAGGTGAAAGTGAAGGATATTTCGGTTCCCGAGATTTGGTTGTTGAGCGATGGGCATTGTTTCCGTCATCAGGTTATTAATCTGTGTTCGTTCAAAGGGTCACACAACGAAGATCTGCCTTTCCATTTCGAAGCAGGGTCGCTGGAAACGCTGATGAATATTATCGATAAAGAAGGAGGAATTACGCTGATTCCGGAACTGGCGGCCATTGAAATGGCGAAAGAACGCTCGTTGCATGTGCGGGCTTTCGACGATGTAACGCCGCTGCGGGAGGTGAGTTTGGTCTATTCTCGTCACTTTGCCAAGAATAAACTGATCGAATTACTGTGGCGGGAGATTGTTAACTCGATGCCGCAGAGTTTGTTAAATAAAGATCGGGGTACGATCGTCGATTGGAAGTAA
- the rpsT gene encoding 30S ribosomal protein S20: MANHQSSKKRIRQDEKKRLENKYYAKTMRNALKKLRAATEKEAAVAELPKVTSMIDRLAKKNVIHKNKASNLKASLASHVNKL; encoded by the coding sequence ATGGCAAATCATCAATCTTCAAAAAAGAGAATCAGACAAGACGAGAAAAAACGTCTTGAAAATAAATACTACGCAAAAACAATGCGCAACGCATTGAAAAAACTGCGTGCTGCTACTGAGAAAGAAGCTGCTGTTGCCGAGTTGCCGAAAGTAACTTCGATGATTGACAGATTAGCTAAGAAAAACGTTATTCACAAGAATAAAGCTTCAAACTTAAAGGCTAGTTTAGCTTCACACGTGAACAAATTATAA
- the radC gene encoding RadC family protein yields MYKKLSIKEWAVEDRPREKLLQKGIRSLSDAELMAILIGSGNTEESAVELSRRILAQAGNNLNELGKRQVNDLLKFKGIGEAKAVNILAALELGRRRKEQTPAEKLVVTASRDAADYFRPLLEDLPVEEFWVLLLNRSNTVLDRFMFSQGGLTGTVIDVRIILKTALEKLASAIILCHNHPSGSTKPSDADRNITRKIKHAAEIMEISVLDHIIIAHHQYFSFADEGIL; encoded by the coding sequence ATGTATAAAAAGCTAAGTATTAAGGAGTGGGCTGTGGAAGACCGGCCTCGGGAAAAACTTCTTCAGAAAGGAATCCGCTCTCTTTCTGACGCCGAGTTGATGGCAATTTTGATAGGCTCCGGCAATACGGAGGAATCTGCTGTCGAACTTTCCCGTCGCATTTTAGCGCAGGCTGGTAATAATTTGAACGAACTTGGGAAACGGCAGGTCAACGATTTGTTGAAATTCAAAGGAATTGGCGAAGCCAAAGCAGTCAATATTTTGGCCGCTTTGGAGCTGGGCCGACGACGCAAGGAACAAACGCCCGCTGAAAAGTTGGTGGTTACAGCCAGCCGGGATGCCGCTGACTATTTTCGTCCTTTGCTGGAAGATCTGCCAGTCGAGGAATTTTGGGTGTTGCTGCTCAACCGTTCCAATACGGTGCTTGATCGGTTTATGTTTAGCCAGGGTGGCTTGACGGGGACTGTCATCGATGTGCGCATCATTCTAAAAACAGCCCTGGAGAAACTCGCGTCCGCAATTATTCTGTGCCATAACCACCCGTCAGGGAGTACCAAACCCAGTGACGCAGATCGAAACATCACCCGAAAAATAAAACATGCTGCAGAAATCATGGAAATTTCTGTTCTCGATCACATCATTATCGCGCATCATCAGTATTTTAGTTTTGCCGATGAAGGAATTTTGTAG
- a CDS encoding polysaccharide deacetylase family protein, which yields MIVVFATNITNRLRYIFELYFEELLNVPVSFTTEPDIFQKESGLKINYSDQKFAVGQLDMRPHKLLFQTGLDYQNLSSVTCDEQLCLFPSSKDSFLPFDPFAAGFFIVTRYEEYLERQFGKHQRYPAKHSILYRNKVLDRPVVNQWAMLIAQKLHEHDPNFSLPKPAFKFLTTIDVDNAWAFKNKSLGRLAGASLKSILQGRVREMQSRFRVWAGKGDDPYDTYNYIRELYKGNEHLLQFFFLLGKSGRYDRNISAKNEELRALIRSLAKDFKVGIHPSYRSNRVKGELFRERKVLEEIIGKPVLSSRQHFLKLILPVTYRRLLKAGIREDHTLGYAECVGFRAGIAAPFWFYDLKEEQKTNLRVFPFQSMDISLRDYMRKSPEEALELLKKMMLEVKKSGGTFISLWHNESLSDVGRWSGWRKVFEEITALGLALENE from the coding sequence ATGATTGTTGTTTTTGCCACCAATATTACCAATCGCTTGCGTTACATTTTCGAACTGTATTTCGAGGAGCTGCTGAATGTTCCTGTTAGCTTCACGACTGAGCCGGATATTTTTCAGAAAGAAAGCGGCTTGAAAATTAATTACTCGGATCAAAAATTTGCGGTTGGCCAACTGGATATGCGGCCGCACAAGCTACTGTTTCAGACAGGGCTTGATTACCAGAATTTATCGTCAGTAACTTGCGACGAGCAACTTTGTCTGTTTCCTAGTTCGAAGGATTCGTTTCTGCCTTTCGACCCTTTTGCGGCTGGTTTTTTCATTGTTACCCGCTATGAGGAATACCTGGAAAGGCAATTCGGTAAACATCAGCGCTATCCGGCTAAGCACAGCATCCTTTATCGCAACAAGGTTTTGGATCGGCCGGTTGTCAACCAGTGGGCCATGTTGATCGCTCAAAAGCTTCATGAGCACGATCCGAATTTCTCATTGCCAAAGCCGGCTTTCAAATTTCTAACGACGATTGATGTTGACAATGCCTGGGCATTTAAAAATAAAAGTCTTGGGCGGCTGGCTGGTGCAAGCCTGAAAAGTATCCTTCAGGGGCGGGTGCGCGAAATGCAAAGTCGGTTTCGGGTTTGGGCCGGAAAAGGAGATGATCCGTATGACACGTACAACTACATCCGGGAGTTGTACAAAGGCAACGAGCATTTGTTGCAGTTCTTCTTTTTGCTGGGCAAGAGCGGCCGGTATGATCGAAATATTTCTGCTAAGAATGAAGAGCTCAGAGCGCTCATTCGTAGTTTGGCAAAAGATTTTAAAGTTGGTATTCATCCATCCTATCGTTCCAATCGAGTGAAGGGAGAATTGTTTCGCGAGCGCAAAGTTTTGGAAGAGATCATTGGGAAGCCGGTGTTGTCGAGTCGGCAGCATTTTCTGAAACTAATTCTTCCTGTGACTTATCGGCGGTTATTGAAGGCTGGTATTCGAGAAGATCACACCCTGGGTTACGCAGAGTGTGTTGGTTTTCGTGCCGGAATTGCCGCACCGTTTTGGTTTTACGACCTGAAAGAAGAGCAAAAAACGAACTTGCGCGTGTTTCCGTTTCAAAGTATGGATATCAGTTTACGCGATTATATGCGGAAGTCGCCGGAAGAGGCTTTGGAGCTGCTGAAGAAAATGATGCTTGAAGTCAAGAAAAGCGGCGGAACTTTTATAAGTTTATGGCATAATGAAAGTTTGAGTGATGTTGGCCGATGGAGTGGTTGGAGAAAGGTTTTTGAAGAAATAACGGCCTTGGGATTAGCTTTAGAAAATGAGTAA